One window of Suricata suricatta isolate VVHF042 chromosome 6, meerkat_22Aug2017_6uvM2_HiC, whole genome shotgun sequence genomic DNA carries:
- the LOC115294307 gene encoding protocadherin gamma-C5 isoform X1: protein MGPMTPSQLPRKWQVLFMLSLCCWGWVSGQLRYSVVEESEPGTLVGNVAQDLGLKVTDLLSRRLRLGSEENGHFFSLSLMSGALAVNQKIDRESLCGASTSCLLPIQVVTEHPLELIRVEVEILDLNDNSPAFATPEREIRISESAALGARFPLDSAQDPDVGTNTVSFYTLSPSSHFFLNVKTLKDGKLFPELVLEQQLDRETQARHQLVLTAVDGGIPARSGTTLISVIVLDVNDNAPTFQSSVLRVGVPENAPMGTLLLHLNATDPDEGTNGQLDYSFGDHTSEVVRNLFGLDPSSGAIHVLGLIDFEESSFYEIHARARDQGQPAMEGHCMIQVDVEDVNDNAPEVLLASSVNPILESTPAGTVVGLFNVRDRDSGRNGEVSLAVSPDLPFQIKPSENHYSLLTSQPLDRETTSHYVIDLHASDAGSPPLHTHLTVRLNISDVNDNAPYFTQQLYTAYIPENRPPGSLLCTVAASDPDTGDNAHLTYSIVGNQIQGAPASSFVYVNPEDGRVFAQRTFDYELLQMLQIVVGVQDSGSPPLHSNTSLHVFVLDQNDNAPAVLHPRPGWELSVPQRLPRSAPPGSLVTKVTAVDADAGHNAWLSYSLLPQSTAPGLFLVSVHTGEVRTARALREDDSDTQQVVVLVRDNGDPSLSSTATVLLVLEDEDPEEMPKSNDFLTLPPERSDLTLYLIVALAAISLLSLVTFAFLSAKCLQGHTDVDEGGGQCCRRQDSPSRDFYKQSSPNLQVSSDGTLKYMEVMLRPTDSQSHCYRTCFSPASDGSDFTFLRPLSVQQPSTLVLEPDAFRSRSNTLRERSQQAPPNTDWRFSQAQRPGTSGSQNGDETGTWPNNQFDTEMLQAMILASASEAADGGSTLGGGAGTMGLSARYGPQFTLQHVPDYRQNVYIPGSNATLTNAAGKRDGKAPAGGNGNKKKSGKKEKK from the exons ATGGGGCCCATGACACCCTCACAGCTCCCCAGGAAATGGCAAGTGCTGTTCATGTTGTCCTTGTGCTGCTGGGGCTGGGTGTCCGGGCAGCTTCGTTACTCAGTGGTGGAGGAGTCTGAGCCGGGGACGCTGGTGGGGAATGTTGCTCAGGATCTAGGCTTAAAGGTGACAGATCTGTTGAGCCGCCGGCTGCGGTTGGGGTCTGAGGAGAATGGACACTTTTTTTCCCTGAGCTTGATGAGTGGTGCTCTGGCAGTGAATCAAAAGATTGACCGAGAGAGCCTATGTGGAGCCAGTACAAGCTGCCTGCTGCCAATACAGGTGGTGACTGAACACCCCCTGGAACTAATCCGCGTAGAGGTAGAGATCCTGGATCTCAATGACAACTCTCCTGCCTTTGCCACTCCTGAGCGAGAGATACGCATCTCAGAATCAGCTGCACTTGGGGCCCGATTCCCACTGGATAGTGCCCAGGATCCGGACGTGGGTACCAACACTGTGAGCTTCTACACCCTTAGCCCCAGCAGCCATTTCTTTCTGAATGTGAAGACCCTAAAAGATGGGAAGCTCTTCCCAGAGCTGGTGCTAGAGCAGCAGCTGGACCGCGAAACCCAGGCAAGACATCAGCTGGTGCTCACTGCTGTGGATGGGGGTATCCCAGCCCGCTCAGGGACCACCCTTATCTCTGTCATTGTACTGGATGTTAATGATAATGCTCCAACTTTCCAGTCCTCAGTTCTGCGTGTGGGGGTCCCAGAGAATGCACCCATGGGTACACTGTTGCTCCACCTCAATGCCACTGATCCAGACGAGGGCACCAATGGCCAACTAGACTATTCTTTTGGAGACCATACATCTGAGGTAGTGCGTAATCTCTTTGGCTTAGACCCTAGCAGTGGAGCAATCCATGTGTTGGGTCTCATAGACTTTGAGGAGTCAAGTTTCTATGAAATTCATGCAAGAGCCCGTGATCAGGGACAACCAGCCATGGAAGGCCACTGTATGATTCAAGTGGATGTGGAGGATGTCAATGACAATGCCCCAGAGGTACTACTGGCCTCTTCGGTCAACCCTATCCTGGAGAGCACACCGGCGGGCACAGTAGTGGGCTTGTTTAATGTGCGGGACCGAGACTCGGGGAGAAATGGTGAAGTGAGCCTTGCTGTCTCCCCGGACCTGCCGTTTCAGATTAAGCCTTCTGAGAACCACTACTCACTGCTAACCAGCCAGCCTCTGGACCGGGAGACCACATCCCACTATGTCATTGACCTGCATGCCAGTGATGCAGGCTcacctcccctgcacacacatctCACCGTCAGGCTCAACATTTCAGATGTTAACGATAATGCACCCTACTTTACTCAACAGCTCTATACTGCTTACATCCCAGAAAACCGGCCTCCAGGTTCCCTTCTTTGCACTGTGGCTGCCTCAGACCCAGACACTGGGGATAATGCCCATCTCACCTACTCCATTGTAGGGAATCAGATTCAGGGAGCCCCAGCTTCCTCCTTTGTGTATGTCAACCCTGAAGATGGGCGGGTCTTTGCCCAGCGCACCTTTGACTACGAATTGCTGCAAATGCTGCAGATCGTGGTGGGGGTGCAAGACTCGGGCTCTCCCCCACTGCACTCAAACACATCTCTGCATGTGTTTGTGCTGGATCAGAATGATAATGCACCAGCAGTGCTGCACCCAAGACCCGGCTGGGAACTCTCAGTCCCCCAgcgtctccctcgctctgctcCTCCTGGCTCCTTGGTCACCAAAGTGACAGCTGTGGATGCTGATGCAGGCCACAATGCGTGGCTCTCCTATTCACTGTTACCCCAGTCTACAGCTCCAGGACTGTTCTTGGTGTCTGTACATACTGGGGAGGTGCGCACAGCCCGGGCCTTACGGGAGGATGACTCTGACACCCAGCAGGTTGTGGTCCTGGTGAGGGACAATGGtgacccttccctctcctctacAGCCACAGTGTTGCTGGTTCTGGAGGATGAGGACCCTGAGGAAATGCCCAAATCCAACGATTTTCTCACACTCCCTCCTGAGCGTTCAGACCTTACCCTTTACCTCATTGTGGCTCTTGCAGCCATCAGTCTCTTATCCTTAGTCACTTTCGCCTTTCTGTCAGCTAAGTGCCTCCAGGGGCATACAGATGTGGATGAGGGTGGGGGCCAGTGCTGCAGGCGCCAGGACTCACCCTCTCGGGACTTCTATAAGCAGTCCAGTCCCAACCTGCAGGTGAGCTCAGACGGCACACTCAAGTACATGGAGGTGATGCTGCGGCCCACAGACTCGCAGAGCCACTGCTACAGGACGTGCTTTTCACCAGCCTCGGATGGCAGTGACTTCACTTTTCTAAGGCCCCTCAGTGTCCAGCAGCCCTCAACGCTGGTGCTGGAGCCTGATGCCTTCCGGTCCCGCTCTAATACGCTGCGGGAGCGGAGCCAG CAAGCCCCGCCCAACACGGACTGGCGATTCTCTCAGGCCCAGAGACCAGGCACCAGCGG ctcccaaaatGGTGATGAAACCGGCACTTGGCCCAACAACCAGTTTGACACTGAGATGCTGCAAGCCATGATCTTGGCCTCCGCCAGTG